A genome region from Gossypium hirsutum isolate 1008001.06 chromosome A04, Gossypium_hirsutum_v2.1, whole genome shotgun sequence includes the following:
- the LOC107948474 gene encoding serine/arginine-rich SC35-like splicing factor SCL33, producing the protein MRGRSYSYSPSPPRDYGRRRHRSPSPRGRYGGRGRDLPTSLLVRNLRHDCRPEDLRGPFGQFGRLKDVYLPRDYYTGQPRGFGFVQYLDPADAADAKYHMDGYVLLGRELTVVFAEENRKKPSEMRARERRRRSPPSYSRSPRYARSYSRSPYYYSPPPRQRRYSRSISPGDKRYRERSYSRSPCGSRSPSRSFSRSRSQSLDYSR; encoded by the exons ATGCGGGGTAGAAGTTACAGTTACAGTCCCTCGCCACCAAGGGATTATGGAAGGAGGCGACATCGTAGCCCTAGCCCTAGGGGTCGCTATGGAGGTCGTGGTAGAGATCTCCCCACCAGTCTTCTGGTTCGGAACCTTCGCCATGACTGCAG GCCAGAAGATCTGCGTGGACCTTTTGGGCAATTTGGTCGCCTCAAGGATGTCTACCTGCCTCGGGATTATTATACTGG GCAACCACGTGGTTTTGGATTTGTCCAGTATCTAGATCCTGCTGATGCTGCTGATGCAAAATATCATATGGATGGCTATGTTCTTCTTGGAAGAGAACTTACTGTTGTATTTGCTGAGGAAAACAGGAAGAAACCTTCAGAAATGAGGGCAAGAGAACGCAGAAG GCGCTCTCCACCAAGTTATTCTCGATCACCAAGATATGCTCGAAGTTACTCCCGCAGTCCATACTATTATTCTCCTCCTCCTAGGCAAAGACGTTACTCAAG GTCAATTTCACCTGGAGATAAGAGATATAGAGAACGGTCTTACTCGAGGTCACCCTGTGGCTCAAGGAGTCCAAGCCGGAGCTTTAGTAGGAGCAGGAGTCAAAGTTTGGACTATTCTAGGTGA
- the LOC107948473 gene encoding F-box/kelch-repeat protein At2g44130: MGGWDPTNYEAVRDMFIYEFTTQRWRQGKQMSETRSFFAAGELDGRIIVAGGHDEHKNALRTAWEYDARMFEWKELKPMSEERDECQGVGIGSEFWVVSGYCTDNQGQFEGSAEVMELETGQWARVEEAWKASQCPRSCVGVGKEKQLFSWADCDSAIRAGVCSVPLGEWTFVSGSAHQGGPTGFFLVDQQTGKFNTIDGISQQVSGFIQSGCCVDI; this comes from the coding sequence ATGGGAGGGTGGGACCCAACGAACTACGAGGCAGTGCGGGACATGTTCATATACGAGTTCACAACTCAGAGGTGGAGACAAGGGAAGCAGATGTCGGAAACTCGATCCTTCTTTGCAGCTGGTGAGTTGGACGGACGCATTATCGTAGCGGGTGGTCACGATGAGCACAAGAACGCTTTAAGAACAGCGTGGGAATATGATGCAAGGATGTTTGAGTGGAAAGAGTTAAAACCGATGAGCGAGGAGCGAGACGAGTGTCAAGGGGTGGGGATTGGGTCGGAATTCTGGGTGGTGAGTGGATATTGTACGGACAATCAAGGACAATTCGAGGGGAGCGCCGAGGTAATGGAGTTAGAGACAGGTCAATGGGCCAGAGTAGAGGAGGCTTGGAAGGCTAGCCAGTGCCCAAGGTCTTGTGTCGGAGTTGGAAAAGAGAAGCAGCTCTTCAGCTGGGCAGACTGTGATTCGGCAATACGAGCTGGTGTTTGCTCGGTCCCCTTGGGAGAGTGGACATTTGTGTCTGGATCAGCTCATCAGGGTGGTCCAACAGGGTTCTTTTTGGTTGATCAACAAACTGGAAAGTTCAACACCATAGACGGAATTTCACAACAGGTTTCTGGCTTCATACAATCCGGTTGTTGTGTAGATATCTAA
- the LOC107947870 gene encoding stemmadenine O-acetyltransferase translates to MEVRLTSSQMVKPSSSKLHLLKPFNLSLLDQLSPINYVPLILFYAKAHDSLIEGSQVSQQLKQLLEKALDQFYPLAGRTKNNLFISDYDEGVPYVETRVNGRLADFVDQNEVLEAMNQLLPYRPFCYVSNSTAPQLAIQVNVFECGGIAVAVCCSHKIFDASTISVFLNSWAAFNRGSNGEIPNPDLLHASSRFFPPVESMPPNTSIEGLLFNQGSRKTRSFEFDANAIVALVSKAKSNSLIHPPRVVSLSAFLWKHAIQAARSASGTLKPAILSQAVNIRQRLKAQLPDYSIGNLSLLPSSTYNSVENDIKLTELAYLVREGEKSVTSEFQDLLQGEEGFKFITKELGETAETVSKGNAEFYTLSSWLNTLDGKEDFGLGKPTLFSIPGVDSHNHEFSNCFILKQAMQHNAIEEWITLFDKDMGFLEHDQEFLTFASPLRLKFDKFEDLES, encoded by the coding sequence ATGGAGGTTCGTCTAACTTCAAGCCAAATGGTTAAGCCTTCTTCCTCCAAACTTCACCTCTTAAAGCCATTCAACTTATCGCTTCTCGACCAACTGAGTCCAATCAATTATGTTCCACTCATCTTATTTTACGCCAAAGCTCACGATTCGCTTATCGAGGGTTCGCAAGTCTCACAGCAGTTAAAACAATTACTGGAGAAAGCGTTGGATCAGTTTTACCCTCTGGCTGGCCGGACAAAGAACAACCTTTTTATTAGTGACTACGATGAGGGAGTTCCATATGTTGAAACCAGAGTGAATGGACGCTTAGCTGATTTCGTTGACCAAAATGAAGTGCTGGAGGCAATGAACCAGTTGCTTCCTTATCGACCCTTTTGCTATGTTTCAAACTCAACAGCGCCTCAACTGGCTATTCAAGTCAACGTCTTTGAATGCGGTGGGATTGCTGTAGCTGTTTGTTGTAGTCACAAGATCTTTGATGCGTCAACCATTTCTGTTTTCTTGAATAGTTGGGCAGCTTTTAATCGTGGGTCTAATGGTGAAATACCAAATCCCGATTTATTACACGCATCGTCGAGATTTTTCCCTCCAGTCGAGTCCATGCCGCCAAACACCAGCATCGAAGGCCTCTTGTTTAACCAAGGCAGTCGTAAGACAAGGAGTTTCGAGTTCGATGCCAATGCAATCGTCGCTCTGGTTTCCAAAGCCAAAAGCAACAGCTTGATACATCCTCCCCGAGTTGTATCTCTCAGTGCATTCCTATGGAAGCATGCCATCCAGGCTGCTCGATCAGCTTCGGGAACTCTAAAGCCAGCTATTTTATCCCAAGCAGTGAATATTCGACAAAGACTGAAAGCCCAATTACCAGATTATTCAATTGGTAATCTGTCTCTATTGCCAAGTTCCACATATAACTCAGTTGAGAACGATATAAAGTTAACTGAGCTGGCTTATCTGGTCAGAGAAGGAGAGAAAAGTGTCACTAGTGAATTCCAGGACCTTCTCCAAGGTGAAGAAGGATTTAAATTTATAACAAAGGAACTCGGTGAAACAGCAGAAACGGTGTCAAAAGGAAATGCAGAATTTTATACTTTAAGCAGTTGGTTGAATACTCTGGATGGAAAAGAAGATTTTGGGTTGGGAAAGCCGACCTTGTTTAGCATCCCAGGGGTCGATAGCCATAATCATGAGTTCAGCAATTGCTTTATTCTAAAGCAAGCTATGCAGCACAATGCCATTGAAGAATGGATTACTTTATTCGACAAAGACATGGGTTTTTTGGAACATGATCAGGAATTCCTCACATTTGCTTCTCCACTTAGACTCAAATTTGACAAGTTTGAAGACTTGGAATCTTGA